Proteins from a genomic interval of Flammeovirgaceae bacterium SG7u.111:
- a CDS encoding tetratricopeptide repeat protein, giving the protein MGNYLQKITILFFTNLCFCSAGFGQNVIRLNEIKSQARQGKPEAIYQLAKIYEEGKSGDRVNSKRIYSLYLESANYSYDSAQYEVGRLSESGTGTNMDLQNAKNYYKGAADQNHAKAAFRLAQIYEREKNQELAIDYYLTAFTRGYAEAGSKLETLPVAQLANKNRPSYIMYMAEKGDPESMYKLGLAYANGAGVEKNTKKSFELFRLAARKEYGPAQYELGKIYAKGLKVNEEYVQPPSVRLAVVNYVRAANKGVAAADKELENYTVRNFLSVDDKDYQIYEARKGGGGSENKQYQLYLRYLNGNGVPKDEKKALEYCQMAALSGNADAALALADMYEKGMMLEKNLRNAFVWYKEAARLKSDTALFALADMYATGRGTEIDVAKSVRYNLKVATSSRGELSARAMYKLSRYNILQYVDQNDLDYISYLGLKGNVSAQMRLGQYYLSEGNAKAIDWFRMAAELNNAEAQKLLGDIYLYGKCKVVVDAREAASWYYMAAKSNHIGAMKELAFMYSEKLLPGEENTNQKGLQLAQKYLEIAQKNPSQLDLGIYRIIGDIYSESGEFPQAISYYNVFINGFKEGTNRSLDMLKALDGRAIAFYNIRDFRSSLRDIDLALAQIERYKGQPEIVTQYNFLKGSLHYQKGRVIANTGNQLAACNEFQKARAMGMTIDKRYLDLCGASSQRQ; this is encoded by the coding sequence ATGGGGAATTATCTTCAAAAAATCACAATTCTGTTTTTTACTAACCTATGCTTTTGCTCTGCAGGTTTTGGACAAAATGTCATACGCCTGAACGAAATAAAATCACAAGCAAGGCAAGGCAAGCCTGAGGCGATTTACCAGTTGGCAAAAATTTATGAAGAGGGGAAATCTGGTGATCGGGTGAATTCTAAGCGGATTTACTCCTTGTACCTAGAATCAGCTAATTATAGTTATGATTCGGCTCAGTATGAAGTGGGGCGGTTGTCAGAATCGGGTACAGGCACCAACATGGACCTACAAAATGCAAAGAATTACTACAAAGGAGCTGCAGATCAGAACCATGCTAAAGCGGCATTTCGGTTGGCTCAGATCTATGAACGTGAGAAAAATCAGGAATTGGCGATTGATTATTATCTGACTGCCTTTACCCGAGGTTATGCCGAAGCTGGTTCAAAGTTAGAAACGCTTCCTGTAGCGCAATTGGCTAATAAAAATCGCCCTTCTTACATTATGTATATGGCTGAAAAAGGCGATCCTGAAAGCATGTACAAACTCGGCTTGGCTTATGCCAACGGAGCAGGCGTTGAAAAAAATACTAAGAAATCATTTGAACTATTTAGGTTGGCTGCAAGGAAAGAATATGGACCAGCGCAGTATGAGTTGGGTAAAATCTATGCAAAGGGCTTGAAGGTGAACGAGGAATATGTGCAGCCACCGAGCGTAAGGCTTGCGGTGGTGAATTATGTAAGGGCTGCTAACAAAGGTGTAGCTGCAGCAGACAAAGAGCTTGAAAACTATACAGTTAGGAATTTTCTTTCTGTAGATGATAAAGATTACCAGATCTACGAAGCCCGCAAAGGTGGAGGAGGAAGCGAGAATAAGCAATATCAATTGTACTTGAGGTACCTGAATGGCAATGGTGTTCCCAAGGATGAGAAAAAAGCGTTGGAATATTGTCAAATGGCTGCTCTTTCGGGGAATGCTGATGCTGCTTTGGCTTTGGCCGATATGTATGAAAAAGGCATGATGCTCGAAAAAAATCTAAGGAATGCTTTTGTTTGGTACAAAGAAGCTGCTCGTCTCAAAAGCGATACGGCCTTGTTTGCCCTGGCCGATATGTATGCAACAGGAAGAGGAACGGAAATAGATGTTGCCAAGTCAGTGAGGTACAACCTCAAGGTAGCAACTTCTTCAAGAGGAGAACTTTCCGCAAGGGCGATGTACAAACTTAGCAGGTACAATATTTTACAATATGTTGATCAGAACGATTTAGATTATATCAGTTATTTGGGTTTGAAAGGGAATGTTTCGGCTCAGATGAGATTGGGTCAATATTATCTTTCCGAGGGAAATGCAAAGGCAATAGATTGGTTTAGGATGGCTGCCGAGCTGAATAATGCAGAGGCACAAAAACTTCTGGGAGATATTTACCTTTATGGTAAGTGTAAAGTGGTGGTAGATGCAAGAGAAGCGGCTTCGTGGTACTACATGGCAGCAAAAAGCAATCACATAGGGGCAATGAAAGAGCTGGCATTTATGTATTCTGAAAAGCTTTTGCCAGGAGAAGAAAACACTAACCAAAAAGGTTTGCAGTTAGCTCAAAAATACTTGGAAATTGCCCAGAAAAACCCTTCTCAACTAGATTTGGGTATTTACCGAATCATTGGTGATATCTACTCTGAAAGCGGTGAGTTTCCACAAGCTATTTCTTATTACAATGTATTTATAAATGGCTTCAAGGAAGGTACAAACAGGTCGTTGGACATGTTGAAAGCCTTGGACGGAAGAGCTATTGCTTTTTATAATATTAGGGATTTTAGAAGTAGTTTGAGAGATATAGATTTGGCTTTGGCTCAGATAGAGAGGTACAAAGGCCAGCCAGAAATAGTTACTCAATACAACTTCTTAAAAGGAAGTTTGCATTATCAGAAGGGTAGGGTGATAGCCAATACGGGCAATCAATTGGCGGCTTGCAACGAATTTCAAAAAGCAAGAGCTATGGGAATGACCATTGATAAGCGCTACCTCGATCTTTGTGGAGCAAGTAGTCAGCGCCAGTAG
- a CDS encoding response regulator, whose product MAIDLVMLVDDNDTDNFINKRIIELTSFAYRIEIKNSGKSALEYLNSVKDDEENLPDLIFLDINMPIVDGFVFLYEFESFPEAIKKKCKIVILSSSDNKRDIDKIVNNDYVIKFITKPLTEEALDNVKNLL is encoded by the coding sequence ATGGCAATAGATTTAGTAATGTTGGTGGATGATAATGATACCGACAATTTTATTAATAAACGTATAATTGAGCTTACGAGCTTTGCCTATCGGATAGAGATAAAAAATTCTGGGAAAAGTGCCTTGGAATATTTGAATAGCGTGAAGGACGACGAGGAAAATTTGCCAGATCTGATTTTTCTCGACATCAATATGCCAATAGTTGATGGCTTTGTTTTCCTATACGAATTTGAAAGTTTCCCTGAGGCAATCAAGAAAAAATGCAAGATTGTCATCTTGTCGAGCAGCGACAACAAAAGAGATATCGATAAGATAGTGAACAACGATTATGTGATCAAGTTTATTACCAAGCCGCTTACTGAAGAGGCTTTGGACAATGTAAAAAACTTGTTATAG
- a CDS encoding tetratricopeptide repeat protein yields MKIILIYNTLVILLLVGLLAKPNEVEALSFNNIESSSDTLKIDELLAYSKKAFYRQQFELSLDYAETAFNLADSIIYFDGKVNSTILQGQCNYRLEKYDEAMFFYLRAEKYLLELPDKENEIRSLHYQIALLYQSQKNYPKAVEYYKSCVNSKEGRLEKEMKMNSLQNWAACEVESRNYDKAFTVYSRILLIFQKEKNINGSINTLNYLSTLAKLSNDFEKSMTYTEKVAEILETEPAYVSELSTTYNNLGFNYKRLEKEKKSFEYFQKSIDLANSIEDLALEQKATILNNVGVAHTNLKAFAKAKFYFNQALDLYKTNENEKGKAETLNYLAANYYISGNNIQAMKDVLSAIRIGESIESKKTLLTSYKLLSLIYLKEDMQKKAKEYGKKYSDLDEELKALEKERQEDMLKQQADANQLEEEIRELIQENERKSKELKKLALEAERRENQMAMQAKELDLAKRNQELQAIELKNQQLEKDRVKQLLMLTEQQFQAQQQDQQIALLEKNKELQEAEKKKKENAISLLQKDKELQDIALKEAERIKKYGIGIIGLALIIILMAVFGLIHNRKSRKKLEEKNAIINETNEELQVNQEMIAQQKEILEVENQKTMESIAYAKRIQNSILPSGDKFHNILPESFLIYKPKDIVSGDFYWASERDNFKFIAVVDCTGHGVPGALMSIMGNSILTEAIVRQKLDDPADILNYLNKNLIERLSSNDQSINDGMDVGFCILEYGEHETVKLKYAGAKHVLFVITGGELVQLKSDRLSIGGRKSVGELKSFNTRELLIHKGDLLYLTTDGYIDQNDVNRRRFGSKKFKDLIEANNSFSMEKQQGEFEEALDKHQEFTEQRDDITVIALKA; encoded by the coding sequence ATGAAGATCATTTTAATATATAACACCTTGGTTATTTTACTTTTAGTAGGTTTACTAGCTAAGCCAAATGAAGTGGAAGCATTGTCATTCAATAATATAGAGTCGTCGTCTGATACGTTGAAGATTGATGAGCTCTTAGCATATTCTAAAAAGGCTTTTTATAGACAGCAATTTGAGCTATCGCTAGATTATGCTGAAACAGCTTTTAACCTGGCGGATAGTATCATCTATTTCGACGGTAAGGTTAATAGTACAATCCTTCAAGGGCAGTGTAACTATCGTTTGGAGAAGTATGACGAAGCCATGTTTTTCTATTTAAGAGCGGAGAAATATTTATTAGAACTTCCCGATAAAGAGAATGAAATCAGGAGCTTGCACTATCAAATAGCCCTTCTTTACCAATCTCAAAAAAATTACCCAAAAGCAGTAGAGTATTATAAAAGCTGTGTTAATAGCAAAGAAGGGAGACTAGAGAAGGAAATGAAGATGAACTCTCTACAAAATTGGGCAGCTTGTGAAGTAGAGTCTCGTAACTATGATAAGGCATTCACTGTTTATTCTCGCATCCTTCTTATTTTTCAAAAAGAGAAAAACATCAATGGAAGTATCAATACACTCAATTACTTATCGACATTGGCAAAGCTTTCAAATGACTTTGAAAAATCGATGACATATACTGAAAAAGTTGCTGAGATTCTTGAAACAGAACCTGCATACGTTTCAGAACTAAGTACAACTTATAATAATTTGGGCTTTAATTATAAAAGGCTTGAAAAAGAAAAAAAGTCTTTCGAGTATTTTCAAAAGTCTATTGACTTAGCAAATAGTATAGAAGACTTGGCTTTAGAGCAAAAAGCAACAATACTTAATAATGTTGGCGTTGCTCACACTAATTTGAAAGCATTTGCCAAGGCTAAATTCTATTTCAATCAGGCACTTGATCTTTATAAAACCAATGAAAACGAAAAAGGCAAAGCTGAAACACTCAACTATTTAGCAGCTAATTACTACATAAGCGGAAATAATATCCAAGCAATGAAAGATGTTCTTTCTGCTATTAGAATAGGTGAAAGTATCGAGTCAAAAAAGACATTGCTAACTAGTTATAAACTACTTTCCTTGATATATCTCAAGGAAGATATGCAAAAAAAAGCGAAGGAGTATGGCAAAAAGTACAGTGATTTAGATGAGGAGTTAAAAGCCTTAGAGAAGGAAAGGCAGGAAGATATGCTGAAACAACAGGCAGATGCTAATCAGCTAGAGGAGGAAATTAGAGAGCTAATCCAGGAAAATGAGAGGAAATCTAAAGAGCTAAAGAAGCTTGCTTTGGAAGCGGAAAGAAGAGAAAACCAAATGGCGATGCAAGCGAAAGAATTGGATCTTGCCAAAAGGAATCAAGAACTGCAAGCTATTGAGCTCAAAAATCAGCAGCTTGAAAAAGATAGGGTGAAGCAATTGCTTATGCTTACCGAGCAACAGTTTCAAGCACAGCAGCAAGATCAGCAAATTGCCCTTTTGGAGAAGAATAAGGAGTTGCAAGAGGCAGAGAAGAAGAAGAAAGAAAATGCTATTTCACTTTTACAAAAAGACAAGGAACTACAAGATATAGCCCTTAAAGAAGCAGAAAGGATTAAGAAATATGGAATTGGTATTATTGGTCTGGCGTTAATCATTATCTTGATGGCTGTTTTTGGCTTAATTCATAACAGGAAATCTCGTAAAAAGCTGGAAGAGAAAAATGCTATCATTAATGAGACCAACGAAGAGCTACAGGTAAACCAGGAGATGATAGCTCAGCAAAAGGAAATACTTGAAGTTGAAAATCAAAAAACAATGGAAAGTATTGCGTATGCAAAGCGAATTCAAAATAGCATTTTACCTTCTGGAGATAAGTTTCACAATATCCTACCCGAAAGCTTTTTGATCTATAAACCAAAGGATATTGTTTCGGGAGATTTCTATTGGGCTTCTGAAAGGGACAATTTCAAGTTTATTGCTGTGGTAGATTGTACAGGGCACGGTGTTCCTGGCGCTTTGATGTCTATAATGGGCAATAGTATTCTGACGGAAGCTATTGTACGTCAAAAACTTGACGATCCTGCCGACATATTAAATTATTTGAACAAAAACCTAATAGAAAGACTGAGTAGTAATGACCAGAGCATTAACGATGGGATGGATGTAGGTTTTTGTATATTGGAATATGGAGAGCATGAAACTGTGAAGCTAAAGTACGCAGGCGCTAAGCATGTTCTGTTTGTGATAACAGGAGGAGAGCTAGTTCAGCTCAAAAGTGATCGTCTTTCCATTGGAGGAAGGAAAAGTGTAGGAGAGCTCAAGAGTTTTAATACGAGAGAGCTTTTAATTCACAAAGGTGATTTGTTGTACCTTACCACTGATGGATATATTGATCAGAATGATGTTAACAGGAGAAGGTTTGGCTCTAAGAAATTTAAAGACCTGATAGAAGCCAATAACAGTTTTTCTATGGAGAAACAGCAAGGCGAGTTTGAGGAGGCTTTGGACAAACATCAAGAGTTTACCGAGCAGCGAGATGATATTACGGTAATAGCACTAAAAGCGTAG
- a CDS encoding glycerol-3-phosphate dehydrogenase/oxidase, whose protein sequence is MNFFNSQNRHLLISELKKKTFDLVIVGGGITGAGIALDAASRGLNVALVEKGDFASGTSSRSTKLIHGGLRYLKQLELALVAKVGKERAIVHKMAPHLVRPEKMLLPLFSGNIFSKFILSVGLFLYDRLAGVPARDRYQMLKPSEGELLEPLLSGIPIIGAGYYAEYRTDDARLTLETLKTAATFDARCINYVQAQSVVYDSAGKVAGLACKDGLVGDEFQIDAQVVVNATGPWAEKLKNLPQSKKLFLTKGVHIVLAHELVPIKQAIYFNHSDGRMIFLIPRGRATYIGTTDTPHAGSPDEVKVAVEDVEYLISAVNQVFPTLNLSIKGVESSWAGLRPLIFEEGKKASEMSRKDELYFDSSGLVTIAGGKLTGFRKMAEMVVDGVINKFFINKKEELGKAKTKSLKLFGGEFRSYHEVEKFFVELCARAKPFGLVRGDVRELVFCYGTRSSGIVEEYIRGVEGGLMKEEALVQATLGYALKEEMLLKMVDFFNQRTGKLFFHISEIKKDMPIVLRFMAEHFAWDEARKRKELDTLKKAMFDATVVLR, encoded by the coding sequence ATGAATTTTTTCAACTCTCAAAACAGGCATCTTCTAATAAGCGAACTCAAGAAAAAAACTTTTGACCTAGTGATAGTAGGAGGGGGGATAACAGGTGCGGGAATCGCACTCGATGCGGCATCTCGTGGGCTAAACGTTGCCTTGGTCGAAAAAGGGGATTTTGCCTCGGGGACGAGCAGTCGGTCTACCAAGCTTATCCACGGAGGCTTGCGCTACCTAAAGCAGCTCGAATTGGCCCTTGTTGCCAAAGTTGGTAAAGAGCGGGCAATTGTACACAAGATGGCGCCGCATTTGGTTCGCCCCGAAAAGATGTTGCTTCCGTTATTTTCTGGAAATATATTTTCCAAGTTCATCCTTTCTGTTGGGCTGTTTTTGTACGATAGGTTGGCGGGAGTTCCTGCACGCGACCGCTACCAAATGCTAAAGCCAAGCGAAGGAGAGTTGCTCGAACCGCTTCTGAGCGGGATTCCTATTATAGGGGCAGGCTACTATGCAGAGTACCGCACCGATGATGCTCGCCTTACGCTCGAAACATTAAAAACAGCGGCAACTTTTGATGCCCGGTGCATAAACTATGTCCAGGCACAATCAGTAGTGTACGATTCTGCGGGTAAGGTGGCTGGTCTAGCATGTAAAGACGGGTTGGTAGGAGATGAGTTTCAGATTGATGCGCAAGTGGTGGTAAATGCTACGGGTCCTTGGGCAGAAAAGCTGAAAAATTTGCCCCAGTCTAAGAAGTTATTCCTTACCAAAGGGGTGCACATAGTGCTGGCACATGAGTTGGTGCCCATCAAGCAAGCTATCTATTTCAACCATTCCGATGGAAGAATGATCTTTTTGATCCCGAGGGGCAGGGCGACGTATATAGGCACAACCGATACTCCGCACGCTGGTTCGCCCGACGAAGTAAAGGTTGCAGTTGAAGATGTTGAGTATTTGATCAGCGCTGTAAATCAGGTTTTCCCAACCTTGAACCTTAGTATAAAAGGTGTTGAATCATCGTGGGCTGGGCTGCGCCCGTTGATATTTGAGGAAGGGAAAAAAGCTTCTGAGATGTCTAGGAAAGACGAGTTGTATTTTGATAGTTCGGGGCTGGTGACCATAGCAGGCGGGAAGTTGACAGGGTTCAGGAAAATGGCCGAAATGGTGGTAGATGGAGTGATAAATAAGTTTTTTATAAATAAAAAAGAGGAGCTAGGTAAAGCGAAAACGAAATCTTTGAAGCTTTTTGGAGGAGAGTTTAGAAGTTATCATGAAGTGGAAAAATTCTTTGTGGAGCTTTGTGCCCGAGCAAAGCCCTTCGGCTTAGTAAGAGGGGATGTGCGGGAACTCGTGTTTTGTTATGGAACGAGATCTTCGGGTATTGTAGAAGAGTATATTCGAGGAGTAGAAGGCGGATTAATGAAAGAAGAAGCACTTGTGCAGGCAACCTTAGGTTATGCCCTAAAAGAGGAAATGCTGCTTAAAATGGTCGATTTCTTTAATCAACGTACGGGCAAATTATTTTTTCATATATCAGAAATTAAGAAGGATATGCCTATCGTATTGAGATTCATGGCGGAGCACTTTGCATGGGATGAGGCTAGGAAAAGAAAAGAGCTTGACACCTTGAAAAAAGCCATGTTTGATGCTACGGTAGTTTTAAGGTAA
- a CDS encoding transporter substrate-binding domain-containing protein has protein sequence MRPLLLPILFFLCTFGAFAQSVQLKLASDVWPPFTNVEGEKAFASDLVENALNRKGNKTSTEILAFEDVLSSLKDGTYDGSAALWKSPEREEFLLFSMPYLQNQLILVGRKGSDVSASSLSDLKGKKVAVVGSYAYGEQVESAIDIEFVPGESDQANLESLLKSEVEYMLVDALLIQNMLLYQQEEVATYLEVGAVPLVVRSLHFALRKDLPDAQKIIDGFNEEIMKMVVDGSYNRILKLNWINVDIDGDGKLEMVLNGKAGNSAPTSSYNVYLQNTPSTLSSSGGYYVGGNKYKNWDNVPQQYKQPQVSQEDMGKVKILNFNF, from the coding sequence ATGAGACCTCTTCTCTTACCTATTCTATTCTTTTTGTGTACGTTCGGCGCTTTTGCCCAGTCTGTCCAACTCAAATTAGCCTCCGATGTATGGCCTCCTTTTACCAATGTAGAAGGCGAAAAGGCTTTCGCCAGCGATTTGGTAGAAAATGCCTTGAACAGAAAGGGTAATAAAACATCTACTGAAATTCTTGCTTTTGAAGATGTATTGTCAAGTCTCAAAGATGGAACGTATGATGGAAGTGCGGCGCTTTGGAAAAGCCCTGAGCGTGAAGAGTTTCTCTTGTTTTCAATGCCTTATTTACAAAATCAGTTGATTTTGGTCGGGCGAAAAGGCTCGGATGTAAGTGCAAGTTCACTTTCCGACTTGAAAGGTAAAAAAGTGGCGGTAGTAGGCTCGTATGCTTATGGAGAGCAGGTAGAGTCTGCTATCGATATAGAATTTGTGCCAGGAGAAAGTGACCAAGCGAACCTAGAAAGTTTGCTTAAGAGTGAAGTAGAATACATGTTAGTAGATGCGCTATTGATTCAAAATATGTTGCTTTATCAGCAAGAAGAGGTTGCCACATACCTTGAAGTAGGTGCTGTTCCACTAGTGGTTCGATCATTACATTTTGCCCTTCGCAAAGATTTGCCCGATGCCCAAAAAATTATTGATGGGTTCAATGAAGAAATCATGAAAATGGTGGTTGATGGAAGTTATAACCGTATTCTAAAGCTCAACTGGATAAATGTCGATATAGATGGTGATGGGAAATTGGAAATGGTGCTCAACGGGAAAGCGGGCAACTCGGCGCCCACAAGCAGCTACAATGTATATCTTCAGAACACACCTTCCACCCTCTCTTCAAGTGGAGGCTATTACGTAGGAGGAAATAAATACAAAAATTGGGACAACGTGCCCCAACAGTACAAACAGCCACAAGTATCGCAAGAGGATATGGGCAAAGTAAAAATCCTGAATTTTAATTTTTAG
- a CDS encoding aminotransferase class V-fold PLP-dependent enzyme, with the protein MSSRRKFLKKGCKAATALATTASIGFPHLANASLEEQQVWRGLPQFAEDEFIWDWVRNEYSVSTTIANLNNGGVSPQPKVVQEVFEHYTKEFNTIPSMHMWSKGSISDSVREQLAVLAGCSPEEIAVNRNTTEAINTVIWGMDYAKGDEVVLCEQDYTSVMNTWEEAEARYGIVLKWVSFDLPIEDDDTIVNAYTNAVTEKTKVVTITHVNNLNGNIMPVKKITAAVKKINPEIKVLVDGAHAFAHLNFKISDLGCDFYGTSLHKWLCAPFGTGMLYVKKKEIKKLWPLFTHEDPQSDDINKFSTFGTRNLPAELSIARAIYFHNTIGGERKEARLRYLKDYWITRVADIPNVEVKTSLKPEYACALGSFSLKNMDERDVVDRLYKDYHVHLTYKSDKNGKYTGMRVTPHVYTNTKEMDRLVEGIKDLAKVQ; encoded by the coding sequence ATGAGTAGTAGAAGAAAATTCTTGAAAAAAGGATGCAAAGCGGCTACAGCTTTAGCAACTACAGCCAGTATCGGCTTTCCCCATTTGGCAAATGCCTCATTGGAAGAACAGCAAGTTTGGAGGGGGCTTCCCCAATTTGCAGAAGATGAATTTATTTGGGATTGGGTGCGAAATGAATATTCAGTTTCTACCACCATTGCCAACCTCAATAATGGAGGTGTGAGCCCACAACCCAAAGTGGTTCAGGAAGTATTTGAACATTATACAAAGGAGTTCAATACTATCCCTTCTATGCATATGTGGAGCAAAGGTTCTATTTCGGATTCGGTAAGGGAACAACTTGCTGTCTTGGCTGGGTGTAGTCCTGAAGAGATTGCTGTCAACAGAAATACGACTGAAGCGATTAATACGGTGATTTGGGGAATGGATTACGCCAAGGGTGACGAAGTGGTTTTGTGTGAGCAAGATTATACTTCGGTAATGAACACATGGGAAGAGGCAGAAGCGAGGTACGGTATAGTGTTGAAGTGGGTTTCGTTCGACCTCCCTATTGAAGATGATGATACAATAGTAAATGCTTACACAAATGCTGTTACTGAGAAAACCAAAGTAGTTACCATCACCCATGTAAATAACCTGAACGGAAATATCATGCCCGTGAAGAAAATCACCGCTGCGGTAAAGAAAATCAATCCGGAAATAAAAGTGTTGGTAGATGGAGCCCATGCATTTGCCCACCTTAATTTTAAGATTTCAGATCTCGGCTGTGATTTTTATGGGACAAGCCTACATAAGTGGCTTTGTGCTCCTTTTGGCACGGGGATGTTGTATGTGAAAAAGAAGGAGATCAAAAAACTTTGGCCACTCTTTACCCATGAAGATCCTCAGAGCGATGATATAAACAAGTTTTCAACATTTGGCACTCGCAACCTGCCGGCCGAGCTTTCCATAGCCAGGGCTATTTATTTTCACAACACCATTGGGGGCGAGCGCAAAGAAGCAAGGTTGCGCTATCTGAAGGATTATTGGATTACACGAGTAGCCGATATTCCTAATGTAGAAGTTAAAACTTCTTTAAAACCCGAGTATGCCTGTGCATTAGGTTCTTTTTCTCTAAAAAATATGGATGAAAGAGATGTGGTTGACAGATTATACAAAGATTATCACGTTCACCTGACCTATAAATCTGATAAAAACGGGAAGTATACAGGAATGAGGGTAACCCCGCATGTGTACACCAATACCAAAGAAATGGATAGGTTGGTTGAGGGTATTAAAGATTTGGCTAAAGTGCAGTAG
- a CDS encoding sigma-70 family RNA polymerase sigma factor — MKNRDDFIKVVQANEAIIYKITKVYTTDSEDQKDLYQEVVFQLWKSFESFRGESGIGTWIYRVALNTAISHLNKEKKKGNHFSMDDGILEKFEPQDQTLEEQTKVLYAHIKELGIVEKGLVLLYLEGKSYDEIAEITGFSISNVGTRLSRIKQKLKTQVSKKQELWN; from the coding sequence GTGAAAAACAGAGATGACTTTATAAAAGTGGTTCAGGCAAACGAGGCGATCATTTATAAAATCACCAAGGTATATACCACAGACTCGGAAGATCAGAAAGACCTTTACCAAGAGGTAGTCTTTCAGCTATGGAAGTCTTTTGAATCTTTCCGAGGAGAATCGGGCATAGGGACGTGGATTTACCGTGTCGCTTTGAATACTGCCATTTCCCACCTCAACAAAGAAAAAAAGAAGGGCAACCATTTTTCGATGGACGATGGCATATTGGAAAAATTTGAGCCCCAAGACCAAACCCTCGAAGAGCAAACAAAAGTACTTTATGCCCATATAAAAGAGCTGGGCATAGTGGAAAAAGGACTCGTACTGCTCTATTTGGAAGGGAAAAGCTATGACGAAATTGCAGAAATAACGGGGTTTTCCATATCGAATGTGGGCACTCGCCTATCGAGAATAAAGCAAAAATTGAAAACACAGGTCAGTAAAAAACAAGAGCTATGGAACTAG